From Camelina sativa cultivar DH55 chromosome 7, Cs, whole genome shotgun sequence, one genomic window encodes:
- the LOC104700811 gene encoding uncharacterized aarF domain-containing protein kinase 1-like, translating into MAPAAWVKKLVTLCDQAPATPFDAVQLVLEKELGKSIDEIFDTFDEKPLGSASIAQVHRTRVKGKKMNVVVKVQHPGIESNILNSLSRAYGQMILKSGFFHADPHPGNILICKGQEVALLDYGQVKELPDKLRLGYANLVIAMADNNASRVSQSFWISSLVKQLEACLIVITCFTYLA; encoded by the exons ATGGCACCAGCTGCGTGGGTGAAAAAGCTTGTCACTTTGTGTGATCAAGCTCCTGCCACACCGTTTGATGCGGTTCAGCTTGTTCTGGAGAAGGAGTTAGGTAAAAGCATTGATGAGATCTTTGACACATTTGATGAAAAGCCTCTTGGTTCTGCTTCTATTGCTCAG gTTCACAGGACAAGAGTAAAGGGTAAAAAGATGAATGTTGTTGTAAAG GTTCAACATCCTGGCATCGAAAG CAATATACTTAATAGTTTATCCCGTGCATATGGCCAAATGATACTGAAAAGTGGTTTCTTTCATGCGGATCCACATCCTGGAAATATCTTGATTTGTAAAGGTCAAGAG GTTGCACTGCTGGACTATGGTCAAGTGAAGGAACTCCCTGACAAATTGAGACTTGGTTATGCGAATTTGGTCATTGCCATGGCTGATAACAATGCTTCACGAGTATCACAGAGCTTTTG GATTTCCAGCTTGGTGAAACAGTTAGAAGCTTGCCTCATTGTCATCACATGTTTCACTTACCTTGCATAG
- the LOC109125044 gene encoding NEP1-interacting protein 2-like, protein MPIYMRLILSTLIHFLRLNHDIQTKETPYSCWRLVSRGRRKLSELDNRLRIKLCLLKDACAVLGTINSAILTFFFALVGTLLGALTGALIGQETESGFIRGAAIGAISGAVFSIEVFESSLDLWKSDESAFGCLLDLVSPKITNLPIMTL, encoded by the exons ATGCCAATTTACATGAGATTGATTCTTTCTACTTTGATTCATTTTCTTCGACTAAATCATGAcatccaaacaaaagaaacaccaTATTCTTGTTGGAGATTAGTGTCCCGAGGGAGAAGAAAATTATCAGAGCTAGACAATCGTTTACGCATAAAACTATGTCTTCTTAAAGACGCTTGTGCTGTTTTGGGTACCATTAACTCCGCCATCTTGACCTTCTTCTTCGCCTTAg TGGGGACATTGCTAGGGGCACTTACAGGAGCTTTGATAGGCCAAGAAACTGAGAGTGGTTTCATCAGAGGAGCAGCAATTGGTGCCATTTCGGGAGCTGTTTTCTCTATTGAGGTCTTTGAATCATCGCTTGATCTCTGGAAATCCGATGAGTCAGCTTTCGGATGTCTTCTCGATTTGGTGAGCCCCAAAATCACAAACCTACCAATAATGACGCtctaa
- the LOC104700812 gene encoding bZIP transcription factor 2-like, whose product MFSTNLEPVHICFDDAMITGEELTEILAFLQSDELDNPSGTNEMVQADEKKRRRTLSNRESAKRSRLKKKKRFEELTEELNRLNQRNQELTNRLANVVSCGNNISNENNWLKTESVCLEMRLLDLYRFLVAIQSPVSTRVTYITELEI is encoded by the coding sequence ATGTTTTCGACCAATTTAGAGCCGGTTCATATCTGCTTTGATGATGCTATGATAACCGGAGAAGAACTCACAGAAATATTGGCGTTTCTTCAATCAGACGAGTTGGATAATCCAAGCGGTACAAACGAGATGGTACAGgctgatgagaagaagagaaggcgGACATTATCGAACCGGGAATCGGCAAAGAGAtcaaggttgaagaagaagaaacgtttTGAAGAATTAACAGAAGAGTTGAACCGGCTGAACCAAAGGAATCAGGAGCTGACAAACCGGTTAGCTAATGTGGTTAGTTGTGGTAATAACATATCAAATGAAAATAACTGGTTGAAAACCGAATCGGTTTGCCTTGAAATGAGGCTTCTAGACTTGTACCGGTTTTTAGTGGCCATTCAATCGCCAGTCTCAACGAGAGTAACTTACATCACAGAGCTCGAGATTTAA